A single region of the Salvelinus sp. IW2-2015 linkage group LG20, ASM291031v2, whole genome shotgun sequence genome encodes:
- the LOC111980099 gene encoding angiopoietin-related protein 2, producing MLQISTSYRELEKKYGALTSMMSNQSQLIARLEKLCQATKNTTPPPQMTSEPXSIQSSGRLNDSSQSKEMANDVQRDQGAPPLQPQEEREPLQGTKVLPTTMADTPTDAPFISFPVTKTPGKSRHPQSLQLPTALSVCSKSNCFVNDMPNFCPLRSWRELPAMCWDWARPTNGINCCGPRAHGLLQGLGWDRAKARRLGPSIREEKERISQLFRNWEHKGFGNLDGEYWLGLEHLYWLTKQAHYKLRVAMEDWQGRQVFAEYDSFRLEPESDWYRLRLGEYQGNAGDSMSWHNNKAFTTLDKDKDAYSGNCAHFQKGGWWYHMCAHSNLNGVWYRGGHYRSRYQDGVYWAEFHGGSYSLKTVTMMIKPT from the exons ATGCTGCAGATCTCCACTAGTTACAGGGAGCTGGAGAAGAAGTATGGAGCCCTCACCTCCATGATGAGCAACCAGAGTCAGCTCATCGCCCGGCTGGAGAAGCTGTGCCAGGCCACCAAGAACACTACCCCACCTCCACAG ATGACCTCTGAACCCSTGAGTATCCAGTCCAGTGGGCGTCTGAATGACAGCTCACAGTCCAAGGAGATGGCRAATGATGTTCAGAGAGACCAGGGCGCCCCTCCACTACAgccacaggaggagagagaacccCTGCAGGGYACAAAGGTGCTCCCKACCACCATGGCCGACACCCCTACTGACGCCCCCTTCATAAGCTTCCCTGTCACTAAGACCCCAGGTAAATCACGGCACCCTCAGAGCTTACAGCTGCCAACGGCGCTTTCA GTATGTTCGAAATCTAACTGCTTTGTGAACGACATGCCTAACTTCTGTCCTCTCAGGAGCTGGAGGGAACTGCCAGCGATGTGCTGGGACTGGGCGAGACCGACCAATGGGATTAACTGCTGCGGTCCCAGAGCGCACGGGCTTCTGCAGGGCCTTGGATGGGACAGAGCGAAGGCCAGGAGGCTAGGACCGTCAATCCGCGAGGAGAAGGAACGGATCAGTCAACTTTTCAGGAACTGGGAGCA CAAAGGCTTTGGGAACCTGGATGGAGAGTACTGGCTGGGTCTGGAGCACCTCTACTGGCTGACCAAGCAGGCCCACTACAAGCTTCGGGTGGCCATGGAGGACTGGCAGGGCCGCCAGGTGTTTGCAGAGTACGACAGCTTCCGCCTGGAGCCTGAGAGCGACTGGTACCGTCTGAGGCTGGGGGAATACCAAGGCAACGCCGGAGACTCAATGTCCTGGCACAATAACAAAGCCTTTACAACTTTGGACAAGGATAAGGATGCTTATTCAG GGAACTGTGCCCACTTCCAGAAGGGGGGCTGGTGGTACCACATGTGTGCCCACTCCAACTTAAACGGCGTGTGGTATCGAGGGGGTCACTACCGCAGCCGCTACCAGGACGGGGTTTACTGGGCAGAGTTCCACGGCGGCTCCTACTCCCTCAAGACGGTCACCATGATGATCAAACCCACCTAA